The following are encoded together in the Armatimonadota bacterium genome:
- a CDS encoding HAD-IIA family hydrolase: MHDFAAYLFDLDGTVYLGPELIPGAREALESLKRAGRKVMYLSNKPISTRAEYAAKLTQLGIPTQEADVLNSSQALAHYLAREMPGARAYVIGEAPVIEDLLAAGLRITNEPGLAEVVVASWDRDFNYRKLDDALQALNRGARFVATNPDVTCPMLGGVYAPDCGAIVAALESCSRRKVEAYGGKPSLVLAELVRSRVEVPAGDCLMVGDRVDTDILFGHRAGMGTALVLTGAGKLTPLEEAPVPPDHILESVAELAIHRA, translated from the coding sequence ATCCACGACTTCGCCGCGTATCTGTTCGACCTTGACGGAACCGTGTATCTCGGCCCCGAACTGATCCCGGGAGCTCGGGAAGCCCTCGAATCACTCAAGCGCGCGGGCCGCAAGGTCATGTACCTGTCCAACAAGCCCATAAGCACCCGCGCCGAGTATGCCGCCAAGCTCACGCAGCTGGGCATACCCACGCAGGAGGCCGATGTGCTCAACTCCTCGCAGGCCCTGGCGCACTACCTCGCGCGGGAGATGCCGGGCGCGAGAGCGTACGTCATCGGTGAAGCGCCAGTGATCGAAGACCTACTCGCCGCAGGCCTGCGCATCACCAACGAACCGGGCCTGGCGGAGGTAGTTGTGGCCTCGTGGGATCGCGACTTCAACTATCGCAAACTTGACGACGCCTTGCAGGCGCTGAACCGGGGCGCCCGTTTCGTGGCGACCAATCCCGACGTGACCTGTCCCATGCTCGGAGGCGTCTATGCGCCTGACTGCGGGGCTATCGTGGCAGCTCTTGAATCCTGCTCGCGCAGGAAGGTGGAGGCGTATGGCGGAAAGCCCTCGCTGGTGCTGGCCGAACTCGTGCGGTCGCGGGTGGAGGTGCCTGCGGGAGACTGCCTGATGGTGGGCGACCGGGTGGATACCGACATCCTCTTCGGGCACCGGGCGGGGATGGGCACGGCGCTGGTGCTCACGGGCGCGGGGAAATTGACGCCGCTGGAGGAAGCGCCTGTGCCGCCGGATCACATACTCGAGAGCGTGGCGGAACTCGCGATCCATCGGGCCTGA
- a CDS encoding DUF1559 domain-containing protein, with translation MPRRSGFTLIELLVVIAIIAILAAILFPVFARAREKARQSSCQSNLKQIGLAFEQYKVDYDSSYMHCRYSTLLADPLDATRQIYYSWPQLLQPYMANWQILFCPSSGEKDRFGNGNTVRIFGYGRNLGYFNGAKATIYDVADSSITQPAQTINLFDNEWCNRPGPRYIAWPGDGNAPVNWGVSNIYAPQPIHNDGSNFLFYDGHVKWGRQDSFSASYYTIEAD, from the coding sequence ATGCCCAGGCGAAGCGGCTTCACTCTGATTGAACTTCTGGTCGTAATCGCAATTATCGCAATCCTGGCCGCGATCCTCTTCCCGGTCTTTGCCAGGGCCCGCGAGAAAGCGCGACAGTCCAGTTGTCAGAGCAACCTGAAACAGATTGGACTGGCTTTCGAGCAGTACAAGGTAGACTACGACAGCAGCTACATGCACTGCCGCTACTCCACGCTCCTCGCAGACCCGCTGGACGCCACGCGGCAGATCTACTACTCCTGGCCCCAGCTACTCCAGCCCTACATGGCCAACTGGCAGATTCTCTTCTGCCCCAGCAGTGGCGAGAAGGACCGGTTCGGCAACGGCAACACCGTGCGGATCTTCGGCTACGGCCGGAATCTGGGCTACTTCAATGGCGCTAAAGCCACGATCTACGATGTGGCCGACTCGTCCATCACTCAGCCTGCGCAGACTATCAACTTGTTCGACAATGAGTGGTGCAATCGCCCCGGCCCCAGGTATATCGCATGGCCCGGCGACGGCAATGCGCCCGTGAACTGGGGAGTTTCGAACATCTATGCGCCCCAGCCGATCCACAATGACGGCTCGAACTTCCTGTTCTACGACGGCCACGTCAAGTGGGGCCGGCAGGACTCCTTCAGCGCCAGCTATTATACCATCGAGGCTGACTAG
- the dinB gene encoding DNA polymerase IV, translating to MRHIIHVDMDAFFASVEQLDNPELRGKPVIVGASPDARGVVSAASYEARRFGVKSAMPSSQAKRLCPEGIFVPVRMGRYVEMSRQIMQIFQQYTPLVEPVSVDEAFLDVTGCERLFGPAPQIGRSIRDRIACEIGLSASVGVAPNKFLAKLASDHDKPGGLVIIEPENVLEFLAPLPISRLWGVGKATEQRLRTLGIHTIGRLAEYPRDMLVRQFGVMGGQLHDLAHGIDDRPVIVQSEAKSVSNEHTYQVDTRDPDVMERTLLWLSDKVGARLREAGLRGRTVQLKVRFGDFTTITRRETLSNPTDANAVIYQTALSLLRAVPLESRKVRLLGVGVSGFDQPAQAALFDAQQESHSPLDDALDEIRRKFGTDKIKRGRLIDGD from the coding sequence ATGCGCCATATCATCCACGTGGACATGGACGCTTTCTTCGCGTCCGTCGAGCAACTGGATAACCCCGAACTGCGGGGCAAGCCCGTGATCGTCGGCGCCAGCCCGGATGCCCGGGGAGTGGTTTCGGCTGCGTCCTATGAGGCCCGGCGTTTCGGCGTCAAGTCCGCCATGCCTTCGTCGCAGGCGAAGCGCCTGTGCCCTGAAGGAATCTTTGTTCCGGTGCGCATGGGCCGGTACGTGGAGATGTCCCGGCAGATCATGCAGATCTTCCAGCAGTACACCCCCCTGGTGGAGCCGGTGTCGGTAGACGAAGCGTTCCTGGATGTTACCGGGTGCGAGCGGCTCTTCGGCCCGGCGCCCCAGATCGGCCGCAGTATCCGGGATCGGATCGCTTGCGAGATCGGGCTGTCGGCATCTGTAGGAGTAGCGCCGAACAAGTTCCTGGCGAAGCTTGCGTCGGACCACGATAAGCCCGGCGGGCTGGTGATCATCGAGCCGGAGAATGTGCTGGAGTTCCTGGCTCCATTGCCGATTTCGCGTCTGTGGGGAGTGGGGAAGGCCACGGAGCAGCGCCTGCGCACCCTGGGGATTCATACTATCGGGCGCCTTGCGGAGTACCCGCGGGACATGCTGGTGCGGCAGTTCGGGGTGATGGGCGGGCAACTGCATGACCTGGCCCACGGGATCGACGACCGGCCGGTGATCGTCCAGAGCGAGGCCAAATCGGTGAGCAATGAACACACGTACCAGGTGGATACCCGGGACCCGGACGTGATGGAGAGAACTCTGCTCTGGCTGTCGGACAAGGTGGGTGCGCGTCTGCGAGAAGCGGGCCTGCGCGGGAGAACGGTGCAGCTCAAGGTGCGCTTCGGGGACTTCACGACTATCACGCGGCGCGAGACCCTGAGCAACCCCACCGACGCCAACGCGGTAATCTATCAGACCGCTCTCAGCCTGCTGCGGGCGGTCCCGCTGGAGAGCCGGAAGGTGCGACTGCTCGGCGTGGGAGTGTCGGGCTTCGACCAGCCGGCGCAGGCAGCGCTTTTCGACGCGCAGCAGGAGTCTCATTCGCCGCTGGATGACGCGCTCGATGAAATCCGGCGGAAGTTCGGGACGGATAAGATCAAGCGCGGGCGGCTGATTGATGGGGACTGA